TCTCGCCGACGGCCGGGCCGAGCTGGAAACCGTGGCCGGAGAAGCCGAAAGCATGAACCAGGCCGGGCGTGGTGCCGGAGGGCCCGATCACCGGAATGTGGTCCGGCATCTCGCCGTCGAGCCCGCTCCAGCTGCGAATGACCTGGGCGTGGGCGAGATCCGGGATCAGCGTCAGGGTCTTCCCCATCGCGCCGAGCGAGACCGCCGAGACGGGCCGGGCGAGGCCGTCGGCGATGTCGGCCGTGCCGCGCCCGCCGCCGAGGACCACGTTGCCGCGGCGGGTCTGGCGCACGTAGACGTCGCCGCCGACGACCCCGATCGAGCGGGTGACGAGCGGGCCCGACGGTTCGGTCACCACCATGTTGGGGGAGAGCGGCGCCACCGGGGCGGTCTCGCCGAACCAGCCCGCCACCGCGCCCCCGTAAGCGCCGGCGGCGTTGACGAGGCTGCGGCTCTTCACCGTCACCCCCTCGGCCTCGACCGTGAAGCCGGACCCGTCATGGATCGCGTGGCGCACGGGGGCGTGCTCACGCACCTCCGCCCCGAGGCGGCGGGCCAGCCGCGCGAAGGCCGGCCCCACCACCCGCGGATTGGCCTGCCCGTCGGTCGGCGAGAGCGAGGCGCCGACGACCGCCGGGCCGAGCCACGGCATCTCGGCGCGCAAGGCGTTCGGGCCCAGCAGCTGGAGGTCGAGGCCGTGCCCGGCGGCGTCGCGGGCATAGGCCTCCAGCACCGCCATGTCGGATTCGGAGCGCGCGAGCTTGATGTGGCCGGTCGCCTCGAACCCGACATCCTCGCCGAGCTTGGCGTTCAGGCCGTCCCACAACACCCGGGCGCGCTGCGACAGCGGCAGCTCCGCGAAATCGCGGCCCTGCTGGCGCACGCCGCCGAAATTCACCCCGCTGGCGCCGGCGCCGCACAAGCGCTTTTCCAGGAGGGCCACGGTGAGCCCGGCCTCGCGCAGGGCCACGGCGGCCGCGCAGGCCGCGGTGCCGCCGCCGATGATCGCGACGTCGACGGTGAGGTGCTCCATCACGCCGGCTCCCGCAGCGGGATCGGCTTGATCGGCGCCTGCCCGCGCAGGCGGCCGACCGTCTCGACCGGCACCCGCAGGTGGTGGGCCAGGATCTCGGCGGCGGCGTGGCCGCAGACCCGGCCCTGGCAGCGGCCCATCCCGGCCCGGGTCAGGGCCTTGAGGCGGTTCATCTCGCTCGCGTCCCGCTCGGTCGCGGCGCGCCGCAGGGCGCCCGCGGTGATGCCCTCGCAGCGGCAGACGATCTCGTCGTCGGCGATGCTCTCCACGATGTGGTGCGGGTAGGGGTAGGCGGCTTCCAGCGCGGCGCGAAAACGGGCCTGCCGGGCGAGAAGCCGGTCGAGCCGGGCCTCGCGGGCGGCGTCGCGCGGCCGGCCGAGATCGGCGAGCAACGTCAGCGCCGTGCGCTCGCCCTGGAGTTCGGCCACGTCCGCCCCGCCGATGCCGCTGCCGTCGCCGGCGAGATAGACGTGCGGGTGCGAGGCGCGGCCTTGCGCAGAGCGCTCCGGCTGCCATTGCCGCGTCACCGGATCGAACGCGAACCGGCAGCCGGCGAGGTCGGCGGCTTGCGCCTCGCTGCGCAAGCCGAACGAGGCGCCGACCCCGTCGCAGGCGATCCGGTGCCGGCGGCCGCCTGCATCCTCGAAGGACAGAGCTTCGACCTGCATCGTGCCCTCGACCGCGACCGCCCGCACGCCGGGGCGCACCGGCAGCCCGCGCAAGGCGCCGCGCAAGGTGTACCAGACCCCCTTGGCCAGGGTCGCCGGCATCGCGGCGAGGCGGGGAGCCGCCATCACCTTGGGCTTCAGCGGCGTGACGTCGAGCACGGCCACGACCTCCGCCCCCGCCTTGGCGTATTGATGCGCGACGAGGGGCAGGAGCGGCCCGGCCCCGACGAGCGCGACGCGCCGGCCGATCGCCATGCCCTGCGCCTTGAGGGCGATCTGCGCCGCCCCGAGGGTGAACACGCCGGGCAGGGTCCAGCCCGGGAAGGGCAGGGTGCGGTCCATGGCCCCCGTCGCGAGGACCAGCCGGTCGGCCGCGATCCGGTCATGGCCCTCGGGCCCGAGGCAGTCGAGGTCGAAGCCAGCCGGCTCGCGCCCTGAGAGCCCCCACACTATCGTGCCGGGACGGTAGTCGATCCGCGGGGCCAGCGCATCGGCGAGGTCGTGCAGCGCCGTCGCCCGGCCGGCCTCGAAGCCGTAGAGGTCGGCGGCCGGCCGCTCGGCGCCCGGCGGCGGCCGGCGGTAGATCTGGCCGCCGGCGCGGTGGCCCTCGTCGACGAGGAGCGGGCGCAACCCCGCCTCGGCGAGGACTTGCGCCGCCCTGAGGCCCGCCGGCCCGGCGCCGACGATCGCGACGACCGGATCAGCCACAGACGCCTCCCGTGACCACCGCCCCAGTGATCGCCGCCCCCGTGATCACCGCCATGCCGGGCTCGACCAGGGTGGTGCAGGCGCGCACCCGGCGACCATCCGCCAGGGTCACCCAGCAATCCTGGCAGGCGCCCATCAGGCACCAGCCGGCCCGCTCGCCGGGCCCGAACTCGAAGCGGCGGAGAGAGTGCCGGTGCAGCAGGATCGCGGAGAGCAGCAGGTCGCCGGCCTGCGCCTCGACCGCCACCCCGTCGATGGTGAAGGGCACGGCCGGGCCGGGCCGCTGCGCGAGGCGGCGGAACAGCCCGGTCACAGCATGTCCTCGTGCCGGCAGTTCAGCAGGAGTTCGGCGACGCTCGCGGTGTTCGGCAGCCGCACCAGCGTCTCGATCACGGCCGCGACGTCCTCCGGCCGGGACATCAGGTCCCGCGGCTGCTTGGTGACGTGGGCCGTCATGTCGGTCTCGACGAAGCCGGGGCAGAAGGCGGTCGCCCGGATGCCGTGCTCCCAGCCCTCGCGCCGCACCGCCTGGGTCAGGCTGACGAGCGCGGCCTTCGCCATGGCGTAGCCGGCATTGTCGTTGCGCACCCGCTTGCCCGAGAGCGAGGCGATGTTGACGATCCGCCCGGACCCCGACGCGACGAGGTGCGGCCAGGCCGCCCGGATCAGCCGCATCGGCGCCTTGACGTTGACGGCCATCAGCGCGTCGAAGGCGGTCTCGTCGGGATCGAGGAAACGGGCCATCGGGTTGATGCCGGCGGCGTTCACCAGCACGTCGATCCGGCCGAATTCGTCGAGCGTGGCAGAGGTCCAGGCCTCGGCGGCGCCCGCCTCCGCGGCGTCGTAGCGGCAGGCGTGCCACGGGGCGGGAACTGAGCGCGGATCGCGCAGGCCGGCGCTGATCCGGTAGCCGGCCGAGGCCAGCCGCTCCGCCACCGCCCGGCCGATGCCGCGTGAGGCGCCCGAGACCATCGCGACCCGTCCCGCCGGCTCAAGCATCGCCGCCCCGCTGTCCCGGTGATCGCCGCATCGACGCCATCTCCCCGTTCGCCACCGGAGGATTGATCGTTGCCGTGCCTTGAGCAACACCTATTTCGGCAGGCGAACGATTTTGCCGGCGTTCTTTCGCTGGATGAAAAAGATGAGCGTGAGCGACGAAACAGGCCCGGCCGAAACGAAATCGACCGACCGATCCGGGCCGGCGCGTCTCGCCGGGCTGCTGCGCCATCTCGGCGAGGCGGGTCCGGGCGGCGCGCGTCTGAGCGCGCTCGCCGCCGCCGCCGGCCTGCCGGCGCCGACGGCCCTGCGGCTGCTGCGGGCGCTCGTCGCCGAGGAGCTGGTCGACCTCGATCCGGGACCTAAGACCTACCGGCTCGGCCTCGGGCTGTTCCGGCTCGCCGCCCAGGCCGGCAACCCGCTGGGCCTGCGCGACCTCGCCCGCCCGGCCCTGCTGCGGCTCACGGGGGCGCTCGGCGAGACGGTCTTCCTCCTCGTGCGCAGCGGCTACGACGCGGTCTGCATCGACCGCTCGGCGGGCCCGCTGCCGATCCGCTCCTTCACCGGCGATATCGGCGGCCGGGTGATGCTGGGTCTCGGCCAGGGCTCGCTGGCGATCCTGGCGCACCTGCCGGCGGAGGAGCAAGAGGCGGTGATCCGCTACAACCTGCCGCGAATCCGCGAGGCGACGAGCCTGGACGAGGCCTTCCTGCACACCGAGATCGCGCGGACCCGGACCCTCGGTTACTGCGCCGCGGCGTCGGGCCTGATCCCCGGCATGGCCGGGCTCGGCGTGCCGATCCTCGATGCCGAGGGCCGCGCGGTGGCGGCGCTCAGCGTCGGCAGCACCGTCGACCGCCTCGCCGGCGAGCGCCGCGAGGCCATCGCCGGCATGCTCCGGCGCGAGGCGGCCGGGATCGCCGCCCGCCTCAACCCCTTCGACGAGACCCTGCGCCGGGCCGGCGCCGCGATGGAGCGCCCGGCGCCGTGACGGCGAACGCGGACGACGCGTTCGCTCAGCCCTTGTAGGCCGCCGGGTCCGGGCTGTCGGTCGGATGCTCGAAGGCGCGCTTCAGCTCCGCCGGCATCGGGAACCGGTAGTTGATCCCCTTCGGCGGGACCGGGGATTCGAACCACTTCCGGTAGATCGCGCCGATCTCCGGGCTGCGGTAGAGGTCGGCCGTGGTCCGATCCGCCACCGCCTTGAACGGCTCGTCGTTGCGGCGCAGCATGATCCCGTAGGGCTCGGGCGGCCCGAACGCCTCGGTGCTGATCGTGTAGGCCGCCGGGTCCTTCGACAGCGCGATCAGGATGCTGAGCTGCACGTCGTCCATCACGAAGGCCGCCGCCCGATCGGTCTCGAGCAGCAGGAAGGCCTCCACGGTGTCCTTCGCCGTCTGGATGGTGAGGCCGAGCTTCCGCTCGGCGTTCAGCTTGTTGATCTGGACGATGTTGACCGAGCCGGCCACGGACACGACGGACTTGCCCTTCAGGTCGTCGATCGTCTCGATCTTCTGGGCCTTCTTGGACGCGAAGCGACTCGCCGTGACGAAGTGGGCGTTGGTGAAGGTGACCTGCTTCTGGCGCTCGGGATTGTTCGTGGTCGACCCGCATTCGAGGTCGATCGTTCCGTTCGTCATCAGGGGGATGCGCGTCGACGAGGTGATCGGCAGCATCTCGACCTTGAGATCCGGCGCGCCGACCTCCGTCTTGATCGCATCGACGATCTTGCTGCAGATGTCGATCGTGTAGCCGATATACGCCTGGTTGTTGTCGATGTAGCTGAACGGCGGACCACCGTCGCGCACGCCGAGGACGATCCGGTTCGAGTCCTTGATCTTCTTCAGGGTTCCCGTCAGTTCCGCCGCGTGTGCGGGCAGCGCCAGGGCGGACAGGGCGAGAAACAACGCGATTGTCTTCACGTGACGACTCCAGGCCGGGTGATTCACCGTGGGAATTCTCATGTCTCGGCCAACGCCGACAGCGGGTTGCAAGACCCGCGCCGGGTGCCGCGACCGGCGGCCGAACCGAACTGCCTCTGCTGAGAGCCTGCTTGACCGAGCGATACAGCTCTCAAACCCTCCGTGTCATCCCGGTGCCGCGCAGCGGAACCCGGGATCCGTAACCGCCAGCGGTCCACGACGAAGCGGAGCGCCGGTCGCTTTGTCCTGAACCGTCAGCGGTTATGGATCCCGGGTTTGCGGCTTCGCCGAGCCCCGGGATGACACGGAGGGTGACGATACTGTCCGTCATGTCGAACCGGCTCTGAGACTTATCTGCTACTTGGCGACCTTGCCGTAGCGGCCGTCGTAGCGGCCCTCGCCGATCATCCGGAGCATCTCGGCCTCCCGCTCCTCCTGGGCCCGGACGGCCGCGATCAGGGTCGCGGCGATGGCGGCCGGGAAGGTGACGACCCCGTCCGCATCGCCGACGACGACGTCGCCGGGACGGACGGTCCAGCCGCCGACGGAGACCGGACCGTTGATCGCGCCCGGGCCCGCCTTGTACGGCCCCCGGTGGATCGCCGCCCGCGCGTAGCAGGGGAAATCCGAGACCGCGAAGGCGGCGGAGTCGCGGATGGCGCCGTCGATCACGAACCCCGCGACGCCCCGGCTCTCCGCGATCGCCTTCATGATGTCGCCCACCAGGGCCCGGCTGGTGTCGCCGCCACCGTCGACCACGAGCACGTCCCCGGGCTGAGCGAGGTTGAGCGCCTGGTGGATCGCCAGGTTGTCGCCGCTGCGGACGCGCACCGTGAGGGCGATGCCGGTGAGCGTGCCCGCGCGGTGGAACGGGCGCAGGCCGACGAGGCCCGGCAGCCGGTCCAGGTTGTCGCTGATCAAGGCGGTCGCGACGCCGCGGAACTGATCGACCGCCGCCGCACTGGCGGCGCGGTCTTGAGCGGAGAGGGCGGGGGCGTCGGTCATGGTCGGTTCCTTCCGGTCGGGTTGACGGTCATCCGCTCCCGTCCTCCGCTCCAGGGGCGGGGACGGGGCGATCCTTGGGCAACGATCCTTGAGCAGCCGGGCGGCGGCGACGCTCAGGCTCCGTCCGCCGCCGCGATCCGGCGCCACGACCCGCGATGGC
This is a stretch of genomic DNA from Methylobacterium sp. 17Sr1-1. It encodes these proteins:
- a CDS encoding RraA family protein translates to MTDAPALSAQDRAASAAAVDQFRGVATALISDNLDRLPGLVGLRPFHRAGTLTGIALTVRVRSGDNLAIHQALNLAQPGDVLVVDGGGDTSRALVGDIMKAIAESRGVAGFVIDGAIRDSAAFAVSDFPCYARAAIHRGPYKAGPGAINGPVSVGGWTVRPGDVVVGDADGVVTFPAAIAATLIAAVRAQEEREAEMLRMIGEGRYDGRYGKVAK
- a CDS encoding NAD(P)/FAD-dependent oxidoreductase, translating into MADPVVAIVGAGPAGLRAAQVLAEAGLRPLLVDEGHRAGGQIYRRPPPGAERPAADLYGFEAGRATALHDLADALAPRIDYRPGTIVWGLSGREPAGFDLDCLGPEGHDRIAADRLVLATGAMDRTLPFPGWTLPGVFTLGAAQIALKAQGMAIGRRVALVGAGPLLPLVAHQYAKAGAEVVAVLDVTPLKPKVMAAPRLAAMPATLAKGVWYTLRGALRGLPVRPGVRAVAVEGTMQVEALSFEDAGGRRHRIACDGVGASFGLRSEAQAADLAGCRFAFDPVTRQWQPERSAQGRASHPHVYLAGDGSGIGGADVAELQGERTALTLLADLGRPRDAAREARLDRLLARQARFRAALEAAYPYPHHIVESIADDEIVCRCEGITAGALRRAATERDASEMNRLKALTRAGMGRCQGRVCGHAAAEILAHHLRVPVETVGRLRGQAPIKPIPLREPA
- a CDS encoding (2Fe-2S)-binding protein; its protein translation is MTGLFRRLAQRPGPAVPFTIDGVAVEAQAGDLLLSAILLHRHSLRRFEFGPGERAGWCLMGACQDCWVTLADGRRVRACTTLVEPGMAVITGAAITGAVVTGGVCG
- a CDS encoding IclR family transcriptional regulator, with the translated sequence MSVSDETGPAETKSTDRSGPARLAGLLRHLGEAGPGGARLSALAAAAGLPAPTALRLLRALVAEELVDLDPGPKTYRLGLGLFRLAAQAGNPLGLRDLARPALLRLTGALGETVFLLVRSGYDAVCIDRSAGPLPIRSFTGDIGGRVMLGLGQGSLAILAHLPAEEQEAVIRYNLPRIREATSLDEAFLHTEIARTRTLGYCAAASGLIPGMAGLGVPILDAEGRAVAALSVGSTVDRLAGERREAIAGMLRREAAGIAARLNPFDETLRRAGAAMERPAP
- a CDS encoding SDR family NAD(P)-dependent oxidoreductase; this translates as MLEPAGRVAMVSGASRGIGRAVAERLASAGYRISAGLRDPRSVPAPWHACRYDAAEAGAAEAWTSATLDEFGRIDVLVNAAGINPMARFLDPDETAFDALMAVNVKAPMRLIRAAWPHLVASGSGRIVNIASLSGKRVRNDNAGYAMAKAALVSLTQAVRREGWEHGIRATAFCPGFVETDMTAHVTKQPRDLMSRPEDVAAVIETLVRLPNTASVAELLLNCRHEDML
- a CDS encoding FAD-binding oxidoreductase, whose product is MEHLTVDVAIIGGGTAACAAAVALREAGLTVALLEKRLCGAGASGVNFGGVRQQGRDFAELPLSQRARVLWDGLNAKLGEDVGFEATGHIKLARSESDMAVLEAYARDAAGHGLDLQLLGPNALRAEMPWLGPAVVGASLSPTDGQANPRVVGPAFARLARRLGAEVREHAPVRHAIHDGSGFTVEAEGVTVKSRSLVNAAGAYGGAVAGWFGETAPVAPLSPNMVVTEPSGPLVTRSIGVVGGDVYVRQTRRGNVVLGGGRGTADIADGLARPVSAVSLGAMGKTLTLIPDLAHAQVIRSWSGLDGEMPDHIPVIGPSGTTPGLVHAFGFSGHGFQLGPAVGEILAELVTQGRSASPLQPFRIERFAAWRGPYRSEGEIEH
- a CDS encoding amino acid ABC transporter substrate-binding protein, whose protein sequence is MKTIALFLALSALALPAHAAELTGTLKKIKDSNRIVLGVRDGGPPFSYIDNNQAYIGYTIDICSKIVDAIKTEVGAPDLKVEMLPITSSTRIPLMTNGTIDLECGSTTNNPERQKQVTFTNAHFVTASRFASKKAQKIETIDDLKGKSVVSVAGSVNIVQINKLNAERKLGLTIQTAKDTVEAFLLLETDRAAAFVMDDVQLSILIALSKDPAAYTISTEAFGPPEPYGIMLRRNDEPFKAVADRTTADLYRSPEIGAIYRKWFESPVPPKGINYRFPMPAELKRAFEHPTDSPDPAAYKG